One region of Humidesulfovibrio mexicanus genomic DNA includes:
- the thiM gene encoding hydroxyethylthiazole kinase, which translates to MTDADTLYRDIEAIRARNPVVVSITNYVVTNTTANALLALGASPIMSHAVEEMAELVAISGALVINLGTVAPEYLAAMDPAWAAADGAGVPVVLDPVGAGASMLRTVTPLALLDSHRPFIIRGNASEIMTLAGDAGSAARGVDSTAKSDAAGSAARALSMKHGCAVVVSGEADLVVEGGAKVRVLGGSPLMPRVTGLGCTATALCAAFAAVNKNPLEAALHASVTMKIAGEMAEAKASGPGTLQLHFYDALYAMSAQDVADHIKLVR; encoded by the coding sequence GTGACCGACGCCGACACCCTGTACCGCGACATCGAGGCCATACGGGCCAGGAATCCGGTGGTGGTCTCCATCACCAACTATGTGGTGACCAACACCACGGCCAACGCCCTGCTGGCGCTGGGGGCCTCGCCCATCATGAGCCACGCGGTCGAGGAGATGGCCGAGCTGGTGGCGATTTCCGGCGCGCTGGTCATCAACCTGGGCACGGTGGCCCCGGAGTACCTGGCCGCCATGGACCCGGCCTGGGCCGCGGCCGATGGAGCGGGCGTGCCCGTGGTGCTCGACCCCGTGGGCGCGGGCGCCTCCATGCTGCGCACCGTGACCCCCCTGGCCCTGCTGGATTCGCACCGGCCCTTCATCATCCGGGGCAACGCCTCGGAGATCATGACCCTTGCCGGGGATGCGGGCAGCGCCGCGCGCGGGGTGGACTCCACGGCCAAGAGCGATGCCGCGGGCTCGGCTGCGCGCGCCCTGTCCATGAAGCACGGCTGCGCGGTGGTGGTCAGCGGCGAGGCCGACCTTGTGGTGGAGGGCGGGGCCAAGGTGCGCGTGCTGGGCGGCAGCCCGCTCATGCCGCGCGTCACCGGGCTTGGCTGCACGGCCACGGCCCTGTGCGCGGCCTTTGCCGCGGTGAACAAAAACCCGCTGGAGGCCGCGCTCCACGCCAGCGTGACCATGAAGATCGCCGGGGAGATGGCCGAAGCCAAGGCCAGCGGGCCGGGCACCCTGCAGCTGCATTTCTACGACGCCTTGTACGCCATGAGCGCCCAGGACGTGGCCGACCATATCAAGCTGGTGCGCTAA
- a CDS encoding histone deacetylase family protein yields MHEAKHSLGVILFPAFDWSISPTHPEREERLLYTQDQLKEEGLFDIEGVDEHKPGVAGREDVERTHFCFPELEAVATRSHLVAAGGCITAADLVMGGRAKKAFALVRPPGHHAMKVVHGSRGFCTINIEAVMIEHLREHHGKRRIAVVDTDCHHGDGTQDIYWHDPDVLFISLHQDGRTLYPGTGFPQDCGGPKAVGRTINIPLPPGTGDEGYMQAMERVVMPILRHFKPEVVINSAGQDNHFTDPITNMNLTAQGYARLTELLQADIAVLEGGYSIQGALPYVNLGICLSMAGLDYSGVREPDFDAVRHAQRPQIAEYLDKLCDALPELYFSPPPASQAMQDGQVERREGVEWFTRHKDIYYDTDGISEAQTESLLLCGSCRGLMKVVSRSTKNPDCLGVEIPVDACPECRARGLEIYGEAQARGGFRYTQLIDRVGRQYERHGF; encoded by the coding sequence ATGCACGAGGCCAAGCACAGCCTGGGGGTCATCCTTTTCCCCGCCTTCGATTGGAGCATCTCGCCCACCCACCCGGAGCGCGAGGAACGCCTGCTCTACACCCAGGACCAGTTGAAGGAAGAGGGGCTTTTCGACATCGAGGGCGTGGACGAGCACAAGCCCGGCGTGGCCGGACGCGAGGATGTGGAGCGCACGCACTTCTGCTTCCCGGAGCTGGAGGCCGTGGCCACGCGCTCGCACCTGGTGGCCGCCGGGGGCTGCATCACCGCGGCCGACCTCGTCATGGGCGGCCGGGCCAAGAAGGCCTTCGCCCTGGTGCGGCCGCCGGGGCACCACGCCATGAAGGTGGTCCACGGCTCGCGCGGGTTCTGCACCATCAACATCGAGGCCGTGATGATCGAGCACCTGCGCGAGCACCACGGCAAACGGCGCATCGCCGTGGTGGACACCGACTGCCACCACGGCGACGGCACCCAGGACATTTACTGGCACGACCCGGACGTGCTCTTCATCAGCCTGCACCAGGACGGCCGCACCCTGTACCCCGGCACCGGTTTTCCGCAAGACTGCGGCGGCCCCAAGGCCGTGGGCCGCACCATCAACATTCCCCTGCCCCCCGGCACCGGCGACGAGGGCTACATGCAGGCCATGGAGCGCGTGGTCATGCCCATTCTCAGGCATTTCAAGCCCGAGGTGGTCATCAACTCCGCCGGGCAGGACAACCACTTCACCGACCCCATCACCAACATGAACCTCACCGCCCAGGGGTACGCGCGCCTGACCGAGCTGCTCCAGGCCGACATCGCGGTGCTGGAGGGCGGCTATTCCATCCAGGGCGCGCTGCCCTACGTCAACCTCGGCATCTGCCTGTCCATGGCCGGGCTGGACTACTCCGGCGTGCGCGAGCCGGACTTCGACGCCGTGCGCCACGCCCAGCGCCCGCAGATCGCCGAATACCTGGACAAACTCTGCGACGCCCTGCCCGAGCTGTACTTCAGCCCGCCCCCAGCCTCCCAGGCCATGCAGGACGGACAAGTGGAACGGCGCGAAGGGGTGGAATGGTTCACCCGGCACAAGGACATCTACTACGACACCGACGGCATAAGCGAGGCGCAGACGGAATCGCTGCTCTTGTGCGGCTCCTGCCGGGGGCTCATGAAGGTTGTAAGCCGCTCCACCAAAAACCCGGACTGCCTGGGCGTGGAAATCCCCGTGGACGCCTGCCCGGAATGCCGCGCGCGCGGGCTTGAAATCTACGGCGAGGCCCAGGCGCGGGGGGGCTTCCGCTACACCCAGCTCATCGACCGCGTGGGCAGGCAGTACGAGCGCCACGGATTCTGA
- the thiE gene encoding thiamine phosphate synthase → MDYGLYLVTDRPLCLGRSLLDVARAAVAGGVRVVQLREKHAPTREFVELGRALLALLAPLGVPLIINDRLDVALAIGAQGAHLGQDDMPVAQARAMLGPGAILGLSVETMDQLRAAEALPAGLVDYYGLSPIFQTPTKTDAGPGWGLAGLARARAEVEAGSGRAIVAIGGIGRENAASVLRCGAQGLAVVSAICSAPDPEAASRELAGLVRGAQG, encoded by the coding sequence GTGGACTACGGCCTGTATCTCGTCACCGACCGGCCCCTGTGCCTGGGCCGCTCCCTGCTGGACGTGGCCCGCGCTGCCGTGGCCGGCGGCGTGCGCGTGGTGCAGCTGCGCGAAAAACATGCCCCCACCCGCGAGTTCGTGGAGCTGGGCCGGGCGCTGCTCGCCCTGCTGGCGCCCCTTGGCGTGCCGCTCATCATCAACGACAGGCTGGACGTGGCGTTGGCCATCGGCGCCCAGGGCGCGCACCTGGGCCAGGACGACATGCCCGTGGCCCAGGCGCGGGCCATGCTCGGGCCGGGGGCGATCCTCGGGCTTTCCGTGGAGACCATGGACCAGCTGCGCGCGGCCGAGGCCCTGCCCGCCGGGCTGGTGGACTATTATGGTTTGTCGCCTATTTTCCAGACCCCCACCAAGACCGACGCCGGGCCGGGCTGGGGCCTGGCCGGGCTGGCGCGCGCGCGCGCCGAGGTGGAGGCCGGAAGCGGCCGGGCCATTGTGGCCATAGGCGGCATAGGGCGGGAGAACGCCGCAAGCGTGTTGCGCTGCGGGGCGCAGGGCCTGGCCGTGGTTTCGGCCATCTGCTCCGCCCCGGACCCGGAAGCGGCCAGCCGCGAGCTGGCCGGGCTGGTGCGCGGCGCGCAAGGCTAG
- a CDS encoding GNAT family N-acetyltransferase, with amino-acid sequence MDGYAIRRMARPELSVAIESAAAEGWNPGLRDAEAFWAADPDGFFLGLLDGRPAATVSAVRYDSGRGGGFGFMGFFVVRPELRGQGLGLRLWRTAQAALQARGAAVIGLDAVLGQVETYRKSGFEPARISSRYQGRAGGEMPQGLLPLSGGSFDEVLAYDGRCFPGRREAFLRSWLDLPGHVALGTRRGGALAGFGVLRPCGVGAKIGPLFADDVAVARDLLRGLLASAPEGPVFFDAPATNPAAARLAEDHGMRVVFQTGRMYLGGVPEYDLGREFGVASFELG; translated from the coding sequence ATGGACGGGTATGCCATCCGCCGCATGGCGCGGCCGGAATTGAGCGTTGCCATCGAGTCGGCCGCGGCCGAGGGCTGGAATCCCGGCCTGCGCGATGCCGAGGCCTTCTGGGCGGCGGATCCGGACGGGTTCTTCCTGGGGCTCTTGGACGGTCGGCCCGCGGCCACGGTTTCCGCCGTGCGCTACGATTCGGGCCGTGGCGGCGGCTTCGGCTTCATGGGCTTCTTCGTGGTGCGGCCGGAGTTGCGCGGCCAGGGGCTGGGCCTGCGCCTGTGGCGGACCGCACAGGCCGCATTGCAGGCGCGCGGCGCGGCGGTCATCGGCCTGGATGCCGTGCTGGGCCAGGTGGAGACCTACCGCAAAAGCGGCTTCGAGCCGGCGCGCATCAGCAGCCGGTACCAGGGCCGCGCGGGCGGCGAGATGCCCCAGGGCCTGCTGCCCTTGAGCGGCGGCTCCTTCGATGAGGTGCTGGCCTACGACGGCCGCTGTTTTCCGGGCCGGCGCGAGGCGTTTTTGCGTTCCTGGCTGGACCTGCCCGGGCACGTGGCCCTGGGCACGCGGCGCGGGGGCGCGCTGGCGGGCTTCGGCGTGCTGCGGCCCTGCGGCGTGGGGGCGAAGATCGGCCCGCTGTTTGCCGACGATGTGGCCGTGGCCCGCGACCTGTTGCGGGGCCTCTTGGCGTCTGCTCCCGAAGGCCCGGTGTTCTTCGACGCGCCCGCCACCAACCCGGCGGCCGCGCGCCTGGCCGAGGACCACGGAATGCGCGTGGTGTTCCAGACCGGGCGCATGTACCTGGGCGGCGTTCCGGAGTACGACCTGGGGCGCGAGTTCGGCGTCGCCAGCTTCGAACTGGGATAG
- a CDS encoding hydantoinase/oxoprolinase family protein: MFLGIDVGGTHTDAVALDESGIAAQAKVRTDHADLLGSVNAALAVILKSVPPGDITQLNLSTTLSTNAIVQGNTEDVGMLVVAGTGINPGEFMLCRDYHALGGAIDHRGSEVERLDEDQARAAIAACRKAGVKVFGCVGKFSTRNPLHENSLRQLIGPLGEGGADAVTLGHELGGRLNFPRRLATAYFNCAVWRVFNQFADAVEQSLERLGLGHVRVNTLKADGGTFPLAQARKMPVQSIFSGPAASVMGIIALCDITHDSVILDIGGTTTDIAVFVDGQPLVEHDGIHIGSHPTLVRALKVRSIGIGGDSAIGVLGETVRVGPNRLGPSQADGVPPGQRPAADARPTLIDALNCTGACAHGNVEASRLAVAAFAARHSISPELLAAQAVEAACEAIYTATRELLDEINDKPVYTIHELLEGRRVAPRRVYVMGGPAQAMKEPLRQRFELFTVVPEHSGVANAIGAALTRNTASLELFADTEKGVMFIPALSHRENVPRNYSLQEASRDALNHLLAHLSEMGVFADRDNAQVNHASSFNMVSDGVTTGRNIRVKCQIKPGVAFVLNGQGEGGR, from the coding sequence ATGTTTCTCGGCATTGATGTTGGCGGCACGCACACCGACGCCGTGGCGCTCGACGAATCGGGCATCGCCGCCCAGGCCAAGGTCAGGACCGACCACGCCGACCTGCTCGGCTCGGTGAACGCCGCCCTTGCGGTCATCCTCAAGAGCGTCCCCCCCGGGGACATCACCCAGCTCAACCTGTCCACCACGCTCTCCACCAACGCCATTGTGCAGGGGAACACCGAGGATGTGGGAATGCTGGTGGTGGCCGGAACCGGCATCAACCCCGGCGAGTTCATGCTCTGCCGCGACTACCACGCCCTGGGCGGCGCCATCGACCACCGGGGCAGCGAAGTGGAGCGCCTGGACGAGGACCAGGCGCGAGCGGCCATCGCCGCCTGCCGCAAGGCCGGGGTCAAGGTTTTTGGCTGCGTGGGCAAGTTCAGCACGCGCAACCCGCTCCACGAGAACAGCCTGCGGCAGCTCATCGGCCCCCTGGGCGAGGGCGGCGCCGACGCCGTGACCCTGGGACACGAGCTGGGCGGGCGGCTCAACTTCCCGCGCAGGCTGGCCACGGCCTACTTCAACTGCGCCGTGTGGCGCGTGTTCAACCAGTTCGCCGACGCCGTGGAGCAGAGCCTGGAGCGCCTGGGCCTGGGCCATGTGCGCGTGAACACCCTCAAGGCCGACGGCGGCACCTTCCCCCTGGCCCAGGCGCGCAAAATGCCCGTGCAGAGCATCTTCTCCGGCCCTGCCGCCAGCGTCATGGGCATCATCGCCCTGTGCGACATCACCCACGACTCCGTGATCCTGGACATCGGCGGCACCACCACGGACATCGCCGTGTTCGTGGACGGGCAGCCGCTGGTGGAGCACGACGGCATTCACATCGGCAGCCACCCCACCCTGGTGCGCGCCCTCAAGGTGCGCTCCATCGGCATCGGCGGCGACTCGGCCATCGGCGTGCTGGGCGAGACCGTGCGCGTGGGCCCCAACCGCCTTGGCCCCTCCCAGGCCGATGGCGTGCCCCCGGGCCAGCGCCCGGCCGCGGACGCCCGGCCCACCCTCATCGACGCGCTGAACTGCACCGGCGCCTGCGCCCATGGCAACGTGGAGGCCTCGCGCCTGGCCGTGGCCGCCTTCGCCGCACGGCACTCCATCTCCCCAGAACTGCTGGCGGCGCAGGCCGTTGAGGCCGCCTGCGAGGCCATTTACACCGCCACCCGCGAGCTTCTGGACGAGATCAACGACAAGCCAGTGTACACCATTCACGAGCTGCTGGAGGGCCGCCGCGTGGCGCCCCGGCGCGTGTACGTCATGGGCGGCCCGGCGCAAGCCATGAAGGAGCCCCTGCGCCAGCGCTTCGAGCTGTTCACCGTGGTGCCCGAGCACTCCGGCGTGGCCAACGCCATCGGCGCGGCGCTGACGCGCAACACCGCCAGCCTGGAGCTTTTCGCGGACACGGAAAAGGGCGTCATGTTCATTCCGGCCCTGAGCCACCGCGAAAACGTGCCGCGCAACTACAGCCTGCAGGAGGCCAGCCGCGACGCCCTGAACCACCTGCTGGCGCACCTCTCCGAGATGGGCGTGTTCGCCGACCGCGACAACGCGCAGGTAAACCACGCCTCCAGCTTCAACATGGTCAGCGACGGCGTCACCACGGGCCGCAACATCCGCGTGAAATGCCAGATAAAGCCCGGCGTGGCCTTCGTCCTGAACGGCCAGGGCGAGGGCGGGAGGTAG
- a CDS encoding ABC transporter permease: MSAGALTLLARLRRMALAAVWAYKARSLFVILGVGFGVASLTLIVTAVDGAERKAVELVEWFGPDAALVFGGNFKKRAVGARFNTITQDDVRTISQSLPGVSMVVPMRSKAEVPVRHKDSNMPGTLVIGATENYAQAWNWPLVEGRDISAEDVRLGARVALLGDKPARELFGDQSPVGRTFQVGKFQVQAIGLLKYRGASGGGGEVDDRIIIPITTLTNRFNMDRKYYRAMRIKFLEPERMSTHVENLRSFMRQNHNLGPTDDDDFSIITADEILKFLSAFKGGLVAFLGVTAAASMTVGGFVLANLFSISVSERSREIGLKKALGATQNAILAQFLLEAAMLTAVGGLVGLGLGLGLGQLLTRLGMLQILFSWKVFFLSLGSALVIGFVFGIKPARAAAQLDPIAALRGDA; this comes from the coding sequence ATGAGCGCGGGCGCGCTGACGCTGCTGGCGCGCTTGCGCCGCATGGCCCTGGCCGCGGTCTGGGCCTACAAGGCGCGCTCGCTCTTCGTCATCCTGGGCGTGGGCTTCGGCGTGGCCTCGCTCACGCTCATCGTCACCGCCGTGGACGGGGCCGAGCGCAAGGCCGTGGAATTGGTGGAATGGTTCGGCCCGGATGCGGCGCTGGTGTTCGGCGGCAACTTCAAGAAGCGCGCGGTGGGGGCGCGCTTCAACACCATCACCCAGGACGACGTGCGCACCATCAGCCAGTCGCTGCCGGGCGTGTCCATGGTGGTGCCCATGCGCTCCAAGGCCGAGGTGCCCGTGCGCCACAAGGACAGCAACATGCCGGGCACCCTGGTCATCGGCGCCACGGAGAACTACGCCCAGGCCTGGAACTGGCCGCTGGTGGAAGGCCGCGACATTTCGGCCGAGGACGTGCGCCTGGGCGCGCGGGTGGCGCTTCTTGGCGACAAGCCCGCGCGCGAGCTTTTTGGCGACCAGTCGCCCGTGGGGCGCACGTTCCAGGTGGGCAAGTTCCAGGTGCAGGCCATCGGGCTGCTCAAGTACCGTGGGGCTTCCGGCGGCGGCGGAGAGGTGGACGACCGCATCATCATCCCCATCACCACGCTCACCAACCGCTTCAACATGGACCGAAAATACTACCGGGCCATGCGCATCAAGTTCCTGGAGCCCGAACGCATGAGCACCCATGTGGAGAACCTGCGCTCCTTCATGCGACAAAACCACAACCTCGGCCCCACGGACGACGACGACTTCTCCATCATCACCGCCGATGAGATCCTCAAGTTCCTTTCGGCCTTCAAGGGCGGGCTGGTGGCCTTCCTCGGCGTCACGGCGGCGGCCAGCATGACCGTGGGCGGCTTTGTGCTGGCCAACCTCTTCTCCATCAGCGTCAGCGAGCGCAGCCGCGAAATCGGCCTCAAGAAGGCGCTCGGCGCCACGCAAAACGCCATTCTGGCCCAGTTTCTCCTGGAAGCGGCCATGCTCACGGCCGTGGGCGGCCTGGTGGGCCTGGGGCTCGGCCTGGGGCTCGGCCAGCTGCTCACCCGGCTGGGAATGCTGCAAATCCTCTTTTCCTGGAAGGTATTCTTCCTGTCCCTGGGCAGCGCGCTGGTCATCGGATTCGTCTTCGGCATCAAGCCCGCGCGCGCCGCAGCCCAGCTCGACCCCATCGCCGCCCTGCGCGGAGACGCATAG
- a CDS encoding aminotransferase-like domain-containing protein yields the protein MPQFAHRVAKAQRSFIREILKVTADPSVISFAGGLPNPASFPVPEIAAAAAKVLYEAGPSALQYSTTEGYAPLREWIARRYQEKKGMDVRPEDILITTGSQQALDLVGKILVNAGDTVVMEKPGYLGAIQAFTIFRPSWRSVPLEDDGPDLELLDRALKRAKLFYAVTSFQNPSGLSYSEEKRARVAELLKRHRTFFLEDDPYGELRFKGQALPPVCKQRPELSMLLGTFSKVAAPGFRLGWIVARGSIMERLVIAKQAADLHTGSLDQMIVHRFLADNDFEAHVARISRLYGEQCRAMQDAIARHFPKNVRVTEPEGGMFLWATLPEGLSATELLRRAVERKVAFVPGAAFFVDGTGENTLRLNYSNADAATIEDGIKRLATCLEECMAEAGKAARAGA from the coding sequence ATGCCCCAGTTCGCCCACCGCGTGGCCAAGGCACAACGTTCCTTCATCCGCGAGATCTTGAAGGTCACAGCCGACCCGTCCGTCATCTCCTTTGCCGGAGGACTGCCCAACCCGGCCTCCTTCCCGGTGCCGGAGATAGCCGCCGCCGCCGCCAAAGTGCTGTACGAAGCCGGACCGAGCGCGCTGCAGTACTCCACCACCGAGGGCTACGCGCCCCTGCGCGAGTGGATCGCCCGGCGCTACCAGGAAAAGAAGGGCATGGACGTGCGGCCCGAGGACATCCTCATCACCACAGGGTCGCAGCAGGCCCTGGACCTGGTGGGCAAGATCCTGGTCAACGCGGGCGACACCGTGGTCATGGAAAAACCCGGGTACCTGGGGGCCATCCAGGCCTTCACCATCTTCCGTCCCAGCTGGCGCTCCGTGCCCCTTGAGGACGACGGGCCGGACCTGGAGCTGCTGGACCGCGCCCTGAAGCGCGCCAAGCTCTTTTACGCCGTCACCAGCTTCCAGAACCCCTCTGGCCTGTCCTACTCCGAGGAAAAGCGCGCCCGCGTAGCCGAACTGCTGAAGCGGCACCGCACCTTCTTCCTGGAGGACGACCCCTACGGCGAGCTGCGCTTCAAGGGTCAGGCCCTGCCCCCGGTCTGCAAACAGCGGCCGGAGCTCTCCATGCTGTTGGGCACCTTTTCCAAGGTGGCCGCGCCCGGCTTCCGCCTGGGCTGGATCGTGGCGCGCGGGTCCATCATGGAACGGCTCGTCATCGCCAAGCAGGCGGCCGACCTGCACACCGGCTCCCTCGACCAGATGATTGTGCACCGCTTTCTGGCGGACAACGACTTCGAGGCCCATGTGGCGCGCATCAGCCGCCTGTACGGCGAGCAGTGCCGCGCCATGCAGGACGCCATCGCCAGGCACTTCCCCAAGAACGTCCGCGTCACGGAGCCCGAGGGCGGCATGTTCCTCTGGGCCACCCTGCCGGAGGGGCTCTCGGCCACGGAGCTTCTGCGCCGCGCGGTGGAGCGCAAGGTGGCCTTCGTGCCCGGCGCGGCCTTCTTCGTGGACGGCACCGGCGAGAACACTCTGCGCCTCAACTACTCCAACGCCGACGCCGCCACCATCGAGGACGGAATCAAGCGGCTGGCCACCTGCCTGGAGGAGTGCATGGCCGAGGCCGGGAAAGCGGCCCGCGCGGGGGCATGA